CGAAGAGCGGCTGGTCGACCTCCACGACGAGCAGAAGGCGGACGTCGCGGACGTCTCCGCCGCCCTCCACGACCTCGGCATCGACGGGTTCCGCGATCGGTGAAGGTGACTCTCTTTATAAACGCGTACGGGAGGTGTCTGCGGCGCGGTGAACCTTTCCAAATCCCGGTCGCTTGCTTATAAATAACCGCTGACGTATCGACGGCAAACGCCGCCAAAGCCCCAGCCGATCGTTTATAAGTAGTCCTCAACAGATCAACGGCAAACGCCGCCAAAGCCCCAGCCGCGAGGACTCGCGCGGCTCGGTGCGCTCCTCGCTCGTTCGCTCCGCTCACTCGCTGCGGTGCTTCCGTCGCCGTGCTTCGTCCTCGCGACTGCCCCTTTGAGTCCCACCCCGCACCGCACAGCCCCGCACCTCACACCTCCCCAGCCTCGTCGGTGGTCCTCCGCGTTGCTCCGGACCACCGACTCCCTCGCGCGTGCTCCTCGTGGCCTGTCGGCCACTCGGAGGCACGCGCCACCGCACGGTGTTCACTTATAAATGGAGATCAGCTCGTCCGCCGGCCAGCTGCCGCGCTTCCGTCGACTCGCACACCGATTCGGATCGAGGACTCTCACTCGGTTCGCAGGCGCTTCCACCGCGAACGGGCGATACCGGCCCGCACGCCCGCGGACGCACAAGACTCAACGCTTATGAGGGGGCGGTCCAAACCCCAGCACGTTACGGAGACCTATATGAGCGATTGGATAGCGATTGGCGCCTTGGCGGTCGTCGGCCTGCTCATCCCGATAGCGATGATGACAGTGTCGGCGTTGCTCCGTCCGAGCGTGCCTGAGACCGGTAAAAGTACCACCTACGAGTCCGGCGAGACCCCGACTGGCGGGACGCGGATCCGGTTCAACATCCAGTACTACATGGTCGCGCTGTTGTTCGTCGTGTTCGACATCGAGACCGTGTTGCTGTTCCCGTGGGCGGTCATCTACCGCCCGGCCGTTCAGGCCGGCGTTCCGATGGCCGACCTGCTGTGGCCGATGTTGGCGTTCGTCGGCGTTCTCGCGGTCGGACTCGTCTGGGCGTGGCGGTCGGGTGTGATCAGCTGGGCCCGCAGCCCCCGCGCGACCAACAGAAAGACGACGGAGGACATCAACTAATGAGCAGCGATCAACCGTTTATCACCGACGAATCGCAGGTCGTCACCGAGACCAGAGACGCCCGGATGACCGGGCAGGGCGACCGATTCAACTCCCGGCTCCGCGAGGCGTTCGGCTCGTCGCCGTTCATCCTCACCAAGTTCGACAAGTTCCTGAACTGGTGTCGGGGCTCCTCGATGTTCATGCTGCAGTTCGGCATCGCCTGCTGTAGCATCGAGATGATGCACACCTACGCGGTGAAACACGACCTCGACCGCTTCGGGTCGGGCGTCCCTCGCGCCTCGCCGCGGCAGGCCGACGTGATGATCGTCCCCGGGACGATCGTCTCGAAGTTCGCCCCGCGGATGAAGCGCGTGTACGACCAGATGCCCGAGCCGAAGTTCGTCGTCGGCATGGGCTCGTGCACCATCTCCGGCGGCCCGTTCCAGGAGGGGTACAACGTGATCAAGGGCGCCGAGGAGGTCATCCCGATCGACATCCACGTCCCCGGCTGCCCGCCCCGCCCCGAGGCGCTCGTGTACGGCGTCGTGAAGCTGCAGGAGCGCGTCGCAAACGGCGAGGCCGCGCCCGTCACCGTCAAGCCGTACGAGCTGGAGGAGTTCTCGGACCTCGAACGCGACGAACTCGTCGACAAGCTGTCCGACCAGATCGACGACGACGAGCTCGTCATGCGGTACAACTTCGCTGATTCGCCATGAGCCTCGAACGACCAGACACCGTCGACGACGGCGCCGTCGAGCGGACGCCCGACGAGCTGGAGGCGCTGCTGGGCGACCTCGTCGTCGACCGCGACGACCACCTGAACGCGCCCGGCTTCGTCATCCGCCCGGACACCGTTCAGGAGACGCTTCGGACCCTGAAAGAGCAGGCGGGGTACGACCACCTCTCCGTCGTCTCCGCACAGGAGTACGAGAACCGCTACGAGTCGATCTACCACCTGAAGAAGTACGACGACCCCACTCAGGAGGTCAGCATCGTCGTCCCCGCGGACAAGGATAACCCGGTCTCGGAGTCGGCCGAGCCGGTCTTCCGCACCGCCGACTGGCACGAGCGGGAGGCGTACGACCTGATCGGGATCGAGTACGACGACCACCCCGACCTGCGTCGGATCCTGCTGCCCGAGACGTGGCAGGGCCACCCCCTGTCGATGGACTACGACAAGGACCGGCCGCAGATCGCCACGCTGCCGGAGCACGCGAACCCGCTGGAGGACCACCACAAGGACGCCGAGTCCGACACGATGTTCCTCAACATCGGGCCGCACCACCCGGCGACCCACGGCGTGCTCCACCTGAAGACGGTCCTCGACGGCGAGCAGGTGGCCGACGTCGAGCCGGACATCGGCTACCTCCACCGCAGCGAGGAGCAGATGGCGCAGTCCGGGACGTACCGCCACCAGATCATGCCGTACCCGGACCGCTGGGACTACATCTCGGCGGGGCTGCTCAACGAGTGGGCGTACGCCCGCGCGGCCGAGGACCTCGCGGACATCGAGGTGCCGGAGTACGCGCAGGTCATCCGGACGATGGGCGCGGAGATGTGCCGGATCGCCGCGCACATGCTCGCGCTCGCCACGTTCGCGCTCGACATCAACGGCGACTTCACGGCGACGTTCATGTACGCCATCAACGACCGCGAGCGCGTCCAGAACCTCCTCGAGGATCTGACGGGTCAGCGGCTGATGTTCAACTACTTCCGGCTCGGCGGGGTCGTCTGGGACCTGCCGGAACCCCGCGACGAGTTCTTCTCGAAGACCCGGGACTTCCTCGACCAGCTCCCGGAGTCCGTCGAGGAGTACCACAACCTGATCACGTCCAACGAGATCTTCCAGATGCGGACGGTCGACACCGGGGTCCTCCCGCCGGAGGTCGCGAAGAACTACGGCGCGACCGGCCCGGTCGCCCGCGCCTCGGGCGTCGACTACGACCTGCGTCGCGACGACCCGTACGGCTACTACGACGAGCTCGACTGGGACGTCGTCACCGAAGACGGCTGCGACAACTTCAGCCGGCTGCTCGTCCGGATGCGCGAGGTCGAGGAGTCCGCGAAGATCATCGAGCAGTGCGTCGACCTGCTCGAGGAGTGGCCCGAAGACGAGCGGACGATTCAGGCGAACGTGCCGCGCACGCTGCGCCCGGACGACGACACGGAGATCTACCGCGCCGTCGAGGGCGCGAAGGGCGAACTCGGGATCTATATCCGCGCCGACGGGACTGACAAGCCGGCTCGGTTCAAGATCCGCTCGCCGTGCTTCTCGAACCTCCAGACGCTACCGGAGATGGCGAACGGGGAGTACATCCCCGACGTCATCGCCGCGCTCGGTAGCCTCGACATCGTCCTCGGGGAGGTGGACCGCTGATGGGCACGGCGCCCGCGCAGCTGTTCCCCGAGTTCATCGTCGACACGCTCGGGCTCGACAGCGTGATCGGCGAGGTCGCGGCCTCGCTCGTCGCCGCGTTCGTCGTCGGGAACATCATCCTCGCGTTCACGGGCGTCGCGGGCCCGTGGGCGAAACGGAAGATCACGGCCGCGTTCACCGACCGGATCGCGGTCGACCGGATCGGCCCCTACGGGCTGTTAATCATCCCGGCGGCCGCGGTCCAGCTGCTCGCGAAGGAGCTGATCATCCCCGAGGGCGTCGACCGCCCCTCGTGGGACATCGCGCCGATCCTCCTCCCGGCGTCGGCGCTTCTGGGCTTCTCCGTCATCCCGATGGGACAGCTCGGCCCGATCAACCTCCACCTCGCGGACCCGGAGGTCGGCTTCGCGTTGGTGTTCGCGTTCGCCTCCATCGCGTCCGTCTCGCTGGTGATGGCCGGCTACGCGTCGAACAACAAGTACTCGCTCCTCGGCGGCCTCCGCGCCGTCGCGCAGAACCTCGCGTACGAGATCCCGCTCATCGTCACGGCGATGTCGGCCGTCATCTTCGCCGGCACGCTCCAGATGAGCGGTATCGTCGGCGCGCAGACGGAGACGCTCGCGACGATCGGCGGCATCGCCATTCCGTCGTGGTACGCGTTCGTGAACCCGTTCGCGTTCGTGCTGTTCCTCACGGCGAACATGGCGGAGATCGGACGGAACCCGTTCGACATCCCCGAGGCGCCGACGGAGATTGTCGGCGGGTACCAGACGGAGTACTCCTCGGCGTACTTCGTCCTCTTCTACCTCGGAGAGTTCGTCCACATCTTCCTCGGCGGGGCGATCCTCGCCGTGACGTTCCTCGGCGGCGCCTCCGGGCCCGGCCCGGAGAGCATCGGCTTCATTTGGTTCGTGGTGAAGATCTGGGGCTTCTTCCTGTTCACGCAGTGGGCCCGCGCGGCGATACCCCGCGTCCGGATCGATCAGCTGATCGAGATCGGCTGGAAAGGTATGCTGGTGCTGTCGTTCGCGAACCTGGTGCTCACGGCCGTAATCGTGGGGGTGATCGCGTAACATGATCGGACTCATGAAATCCATGGCGACGACGATGAAGCACGCGCTGGACGGCAAGACGTTCACCGTGGAATACCCGGAGGACGCGCCGGAGGTCAGCCCCCGGTTCCGCGGGGTCCACAAGTTCAGCCAGGAGCGGTGTATCTGGTGTCGGCAATGCGAGAACGTCTGCCCGAACGACACGATCCAGATCGTTCAGGACGACCAGCGCAACGGCGAGCAGTACAACCTCCACATCGGGCAGTGCATCTACTGCCGGCTCTGCGAGGAGGTCTGTCCCGTCGACGCTATCCTGTTGACGCAGAACTTCGAGTTCACGGCGGACACGAAGGACGACTTCGTGTTCAACAAAGAACAGCTCAAAAACGTCCCGTGGTACAAGGGAATCGACCCGCTGGAGTCCCGCAATCCCGATCGCGGCGCGTGGATCGGGGAGGGCGACGGCGAAGTCGACTACCAGTAGCGGGCGCGTCTCGAAATCTTCAAAGGGGTTCTCATAGGAGACAAACACAATGGTTTATGCCACCATCGCGTTTGGGCTGTTCGCCGCGGTCACGCTGGCGTTCGCCCTCGGGGTCGTCCTGGCGCGCGACGTGTTCCACGCCGCGCTGCTTCTGGGCGGAGCCCTCACGAGCGTCGCGGTGCACTACGTGATGCTGCGGGCGGAGTTTATCGCCGCCATGCAGATCCTCGTCTACGTGGGCGGGGTCCTCATCTTGGTCACGTTCGCCGTGATGCTCACGCGGTCGGATTCCGAAACGGAGGTGAGTAGCGCGTGAGCAACGACGAGAGCCGCGGGTCACGGATCGCACCTGCGGTCGCCGTGGGCGCATTGTTCGCCCTGTTGGCCGCGACGGTCAACGCGGCGACGTTCGGATTCGAGGAGGCCGGCTTCCCGGCCGACGCCTCGGTCGTTCACAACATCGGGTACGCCCTGTTCGACCTCGGCGCGTACGACGTCGCGACCATCCCCGCGGAGGGGTTCCTCGCGGCCTTCCTGATCGCCGCGGTCGCGCTCGACGTCGCGGTCGACGGCGCCGTCTACCTCGCGAAACGCGAGGAGGACGGGTCCGTCGTCTCCGCGGTCGGAGGGGCGTTTACCGACGGCGGCCGCGACGGAGGTGACCGGTAGTGAGCGCCGTCGTGTCCTCTATCCCTCCGACGTGGTACCTGCTGTTGGCGTCGGCAGTGTTCTGTATCGGACTGTTCGGCGTGCTGACGCGGCGGAACGCGCTGTACTTCCTCATGAGCGTCGAGCTCATGATGAACGCGGCCAACATCAACTTCGTCGCGTTCGCGTGGTACTACGGCAACCTCACCGGGCAGGTGTTCGCGCTGTTCGTCATCGCGCTCGCCGCCGCGGAGGTCGCCATCGGAATCGGCATCATACTCGTGTTATACCGCAACTTCGGTACGACAGACGTGACCGTTCCAGCGGAGATGAGGTGGTAAGATGGTGAACGCATTCGCATACGTTCCGGCGATCGTACTCCTCCCGTTCTTCTCGTTCCTGGTCGCGCTCGGCGCGGGCAGGTATCTCCCGAAGGGGGGCGCCTTCGGCGGTATCGCGGCGACCGCGGGGTCGTTCCTGCTGTCTATCTGGGTCGCGGCGACCGTCGCCGGCGGCCGCGCGTACAACGAGACGCTGTACTACTGGGCGAGCGAGGGCGGCGCGGGGATCGGTCCGACGGACATCGAACTCACGTTCGGCGTCCTGATCGACCCGCTGTCGGCGCTCATGCTCGTCATCGTGACGCTCGTGGCACTCCTCGTCCACGTGTTCTCGCTCGGCTACATGAACGACGAGGGCGAGACTGGCCTGCCGCGTTACTACGCCGGCCTCGGCCTGTTCACGGCGTCGATGCTCGGATTCGTCGTCGCTGACAACCTGCTGATGGCGTTCATGTTCTTCGAGCTGGTCGGGCTCTGCTCGTACCTGCTCATCGGCTTCCACTTCCGGGAGCCGGGCCCGCCGTCGGCGGCGAAGAAGGCGTTCCTCGTCACCCGCTTCGGTGACTACTTCTTCCTCGTCGGCGTCGTCGCGGTGTTCGCGACGTTCGGCACGGCGCAGTTCGCCGGTCCCGAGTCGTTCCCGGCGCTCGCTGACGCGGCGCTCAACGGCTCCGGGTCGGTCGCGTGGACGCCCGGCGGCCTCGAACTCGGGACGTGGCTGACCGTCGTCGGCCTGCTCGTCTTAGGCGGCGTCGTCGGCAAGTCCGCGCAGTTCCCGCTTCACACGTGGCTCCCCGACGCGATGGAGGGCCCAACGCCGGTCTCGGCGCTCATCCACGCCGCGACGATGGTCGCGGCCGGCGTCTACCTCGTCGCGCGGATGTACGGGTTCTACGTGCTGACGCCGACGACGATGGCGGTCATCGCGTTCATCGGCGGCTTCACCGCCCTGTTCGCGGCGACGATGGGACTGGTGAAAGACGAACTGAAGCAGGTGCTCGCGTACTCCACCATCTCGCAGTACGGCTACATGATGCTCGCGCTCGGCGCGGGCGGGTACGTGGCCGCGGTCTTCCACCTGACCACCCACGCGTTCTTCAAGGCGCTGCTGTTCTTAGGCGCCGGGTCGGTCATCATCGCGATGCACCACAACGAGGACATGTGGGACATGGGTGGGCTGCGGTCGAAGATGCCCGTCACCTACTACACCTTCCTGGCCGGGTCGCTGGCGCTCGCGGGCATCTTCCCGTTCGCCGGCTTCTGGTCGAAAGACGAGATCCTCTACGAGGCGCTCGTCCACGGCCTCAACGACCCGCTGCTGCTCGGCGGCTACCTGATGGGGCTGCTCGCGGTGCCCGTCACCGCCTTCTACACCTTCCGGATGGTGTTCCTGACCTTCCACGGGGAGCCGCGGAGCGACACCGCCCGCGACCCCGAACCCGTCGGGTGGAACGTGAAGGGACCGCTGACGGTCCTCGGGTCGCTTGCGGTCGTCACCGGCCTCATCAATATGGTGCCGGTCCAGAAGGTCCTCGGACTGGAGGGCATCGACCTGCTCCACCGCTGGCTCGACAACGAGTGGGGCGGTATCGAGGGCCTTTCCTCGCACCACTACGCGAACCTGAGTCCGTACAGTAGCGGCACCCTCGTCGGCGGCGAGGCCGGGACCGTCCTCGTCGGCGCGGCCGTCTCGCTCGGCTTCGCGCTGCTCGGACTCGGACTCGCCTGGCGGCTCTACAACGTTGCGTCGCCGACGGAACACACCGCCAAGCTCGGCGGGGTCAAAGACGTGCTGTACAACAACTACTATCTCGACGAAGTACAGGTCTGGCTCGCGTATCGAACGGAAGACGTCGCGGGCGGCGCGGACGTCTTCGATCAGGGAATCATCGACGGCGTCGTCAACGGCGTCTCCTCGGTGAGCCTGACCGGCGGCGGTCGGGTCCGGAAGCTCCAGTCCGGCGTCGTCTCGCAGTACGCCGCGCTGCTCACCTTCGGGCTCGTCGCGCTGCTGCTCGTGCTCGGCGCGACCGGGGGGTGGTTCCAGTGATACTCGAAGCGCTCATGGCGGCCGCCTTCGTCGGCGCGTTGACGGTG
The sequence above is a segment of the Halorubrum sp. 2020YC2 genome. Coding sequences within it:
- a CDS encoding NADH-quinone oxidoreductase subunit A, which translates into the protein MSDWIAIGALAVVGLLIPIAMMTVSALLRPSVPETGKSTTYESGETPTGGTRIRFNIQYYMVALLFVVFDIETVLLFPWAVIYRPAVQAGVPMADLLWPMLAFVGVLAVGLVWAWRSGVISWARSPRATNRKTTEDIN
- a CDS encoding NADH-quinone oxidoreductase subunit B, which encodes MSSDQPFITDESQVVTETRDARMTGQGDRFNSRLREAFGSSPFILTKFDKFLNWCRGSSMFMLQFGIACCSIEMMHTYAVKHDLDRFGSGVPRASPRQADVMIVPGTIVSKFAPRMKRVYDQMPEPKFVVGMGSCTISGGPFQEGYNVIKGAEEVIPIDIHVPGCPPRPEALVYGVVKLQERVANGEAAPVTVKPYELEEFSDLERDELVDKLSDQIDDDELVMRYNFADSP
- a CDS encoding NADH-quinone oxidoreductase subunit D; translated protein: MSLERPDTVDDGAVERTPDELEALLGDLVVDRDDHLNAPGFVIRPDTVQETLRTLKEQAGYDHLSVVSAQEYENRYESIYHLKKYDDPTQEVSIVVPADKDNPVSESAEPVFRTADWHEREAYDLIGIEYDDHPDLRRILLPETWQGHPLSMDYDKDRPQIATLPEHANPLEDHHKDAESDTMFLNIGPHHPATHGVLHLKTVLDGEQVADVEPDIGYLHRSEEQMAQSGTYRHQIMPYPDRWDYISAGLLNEWAYARAAEDLADIEVPEYAQVIRTMGAEMCRIAAHMLALATFALDINGDFTATFMYAINDRERVQNLLEDLTGQRLMFNYFRLGGVVWDLPEPRDEFFSKTRDFLDQLPESVEEYHNLITSNEIFQMRTVDTGVLPPEVAKNYGATGPVARASGVDYDLRRDDPYGYYDELDWDVVTEDGCDNFSRLLVRMREVEESAKIIEQCVDLLEEWPEDERTIQANVPRTLRPDDDTEIYRAVEGAKGELGIYIRADGTDKPARFKIRSPCFSNLQTLPEMANGEYIPDVIAALGSLDIVLGEVDR
- a CDS encoding complex I subunit 1 family protein, which gives rise to MGTAPAQLFPEFIVDTLGLDSVIGEVAASLVAAFVVGNIILAFTGVAGPWAKRKITAAFTDRIAVDRIGPYGLLIIPAAAVQLLAKELIIPEGVDRPSWDIAPILLPASALLGFSVIPMGQLGPINLHLADPEVGFALVFAFASIASVSLVMAGYASNNKYSLLGGLRAVAQNLAYEIPLIVTAMSAVIFAGTLQMSGIVGAQTETLATIGGIAIPSWYAFVNPFAFVLFLTANMAEIGRNPFDIPEAPTEIVGGYQTEYSSAYFVLFYLGEFVHIFLGGAILAVTFLGGASGPGPESIGFIWFVVKIWGFFLFTQWARAAIPRVRIDQLIEIGWKGMLVLSFANLVLTAVIVGVIA
- a CDS encoding NADH-quinone oxidoreductase subunit I, with translation MIGLMKSMATTMKHALDGKTFTVEYPEDAPEVSPRFRGVHKFSQERCIWCRQCENVCPNDTIQIVQDDQRNGEQYNLHIGQCIYCRLCEEVCPVDAILLTQNFEFTADTKDDFVFNKEQLKNVPWYKGIDPLESRNPDRGAWIGEGDGEVDYQ
- a CDS encoding NADH-quinone oxidoreductase subunit J, whose protein sequence is MVYATIAFGLFAAVTLAFALGVVLARDVFHAALLLGGALTSVAVHYVMLRAEFIAAMQILVYVGGVLILVTFAVMLTRSDSETEVSSA
- the nuoK gene encoding NADH-quinone oxidoreductase subunit NuoK; amino-acid sequence: MSAVVSSIPPTWYLLLASAVFCIGLFGVLTRRNALYFLMSVELMMNAANINFVAFAWYYGNLTGQVFALFVIALAAAEVAIGIGIILVLYRNFGTTDVTVPAEMRW
- the nuoL gene encoding NADH-quinone oxidoreductase subunit L — its product is MVNAFAYVPAIVLLPFFSFLVALGAGRYLPKGGAFGGIAATAGSFLLSIWVAATVAGGRAYNETLYYWASEGGAGIGPTDIELTFGVLIDPLSALMLVIVTLVALLVHVFSLGYMNDEGETGLPRYYAGLGLFTASMLGFVVADNLLMAFMFFELVGLCSYLLIGFHFREPGPPSAAKKAFLVTRFGDYFFLVGVVAVFATFGTAQFAGPESFPALADAALNGSGSVAWTPGGLELGTWLTVVGLLVLGGVVGKSAQFPLHTWLPDAMEGPTPVSALIHAATMVAAGVYLVARMYGFYVLTPTTMAVIAFIGGFTALFAATMGLVKDELKQVLAYSTISQYGYMMLALGAGGYVAAVFHLTTHAFFKALLFLGAGSVIIAMHHNEDMWDMGGLRSKMPVTYYTFLAGSLALAGIFPFAGFWSKDEILYEALVHGLNDPLLLGGYLMGLLAVPVTAFYTFRMVFLTFHGEPRSDTARDPEPVGWNVKGPLTVLGSLAVVTGLINMVPVQKVLGLEGIDLLHRWLDNEWGGIEGLSSHHYANLSPYSSGTLVGGEAGTVLVGAAVSLGFALLGLGLAWRLYNVASPTEHTAKLGGVKDVLYNNYYLDEVQVWLAYRTEDVAGGADVFDQGIIDGVVNGVSSVSLTGGGRVRKLQSGVVSQYAALLTFGLVALLLVLGATGGWFQ